The sequence CAGGCGGAGCAGGTGATGGCGGCCTTCGGGCAGGACGGGGCGGCACTGGCAAGGGCGCGGGAGATCGTCGCGCTTTTCGAGGCCGAGCGCGCCAACGGCGTGACGGGCTTCACGCACGAGGTGTACGGTTTTATTGATGAACCGATCTACAAGGGGGCACTTGCCCTGCTGAGGGGCGCGGAGTGAACCGCCTTCGCGCGGCGCTTGCGTCGACGAACGGCCTGATCCTGGCCGGCATCGTACTGGGAGCGCTCTTCGGCGCGTTCTTCCCCGAACTGGCCCTGGCGCAGCGGCTCATCGGCCAGATCTTTGTTGCGCTGCTGAAGATGCTCGTCGTCCCGCTGGTGTTTGCCAGCATCTTCGTCGCCATCGCCGGGTTGGGGACGCTACACCATCTTAGAAACATGGGGCTTCGTACGATCGGGCTCTACCTGCTTACGACGGCACTTTCCGTTCTGCTGGCGATCATTGTCATGAACGTCGTCGGTATCGGGGAAGCGGTCTCTGCCGAGGGGGTCGCTTTTGCGCAGGCGCACGAGATCAAACCCTTCTCCTTCGAGGCGATGCTGCTCGGATTCATCCCGACGAATGTTTTCGCATCGCTTACGAACGGGGCGATGATGCAGGTGATTGTCTTCTCCATCCTCTTCGCGATCGCGAGCCTCTACCTCAGCGACCACCACCAGGGACTGATGCTCGATTTCTTTACCGGGGTCAACAACGCCATGCTGAAGATGGCCGAATGGGTTATCAAGCTGACGCCCATCGGCGTCTTCAGCCTTATCGCCTACGTGATCGCCGACGAGGGGATCGACGTCATTCTCGGGCTCTGGAAATATATGCTCGTCGTGATCGGCGTGATCCTGCTGCACGGGCTGCTGACCCTGCCGCTACTTGTCGCCTTTTTCGCACGTATCAACCCCTACCATTATATGGGGAGGGTAAAAGAGGCGATCCTGCTCGCCTTTTCCACGGCCTCCAGTGCGGCGACGCTGCCGGTCTCCATCGAGGTGAGCGAACATAAAGGCGGGGTGCGCCGGGAGAGCGCCGGGTTCGTGCTGCCGCTGGGTGCGACGGTTTCCATGGACGGGACGGCCGCCTACCTGGTCGTCGCGGTGCTCTATATCGCGACCCTGGCCGGGGTGGAGCTCTCTTTGGGCGACCAGGTGCTGCTGGGGGTGACCGTCGTGGCGCTCTCCGTCGGCGTCGCGGCGCTGCCGAGCGCCTCGCTGGTGATGATGGTCGTCATCTTGAACCAGATCGGGCTTCCGGCGGACTATATCGGCCTTATCGTTGCCGTCGACCGGGTACTTGACATGTTCCGCACCTCCCTCAATGTCACCTCTGACCTGATGGTGACGAAGATCGTCGATGTGACGACGCGCAAGGCGGCGCTGGAAGCGTCGGACTAAACGCGTGCGTTCTCAATAGCCGCGCAGGTAGTAGCCGAATTTGTAGCGGACCAGCGTTTTCTGTTCCGGCCGCGGGTATTTCCAGTAGACCGATTCGATCGTCTCCTTGGTGACCTCGTCGAGCAGGAAGAAGCCGCTGTTGCGCACGGTGCGGAAATCGGTCATCCGGCCGTCGGGGTGGAGGTAGAACTCGACGATATTGTAGTCGTTGACGCGCATGTTGTTGGGGATCATCGTGCTGCCGGTGGCGTTGAGCTGGGTCTGGGTGAGGCGGCGCATGATCTCCTGGTTGTCGAGCAGGTATTTCTGCTCCCCTTCGCTCAGTTTCCC is a genomic window of Sulfurimonas sp. HSL1-2 containing:
- a CDS encoding dicarboxylate/amino acid:cation symporter; translated protein: MNRLRAALASTNGLILAGIVLGALFGAFFPELALAQRLIGQIFVALLKMLVVPLVFASIFVAIAGLGTLHHLRNMGLRTIGLYLLTTALSVLLAIIVMNVVGIGEAVSAEGVAFAQAHEIKPFSFEAMLLGFIPTNVFASLTNGAMMQVIVFSILFAIASLYLSDHHQGLMLDFFTGVNNAMLKMAEWVIKLTPIGVFSLIAYVIADEGIDVILGLWKYMLVVIGVILLHGLLTLPLLVAFFARINPYHYMGRVKEAILLAFSTASSAATLPVSIEVSEHKGGVRRESAGFVLPLGATVSMDGTAAYLVVAVLYIATLAGVELSLGDQVLLGVTVVALSVGVAALPSASLVMMVVILNQIGLPADYIGLIVAVDRVLDMFRTSLNVTSDLMVTKIVDVTTRKAALEASD